A segment of the Corylus avellana chromosome ca2, CavTom2PMs-1.0 genome:
CTATCCAAACCAGGTCAATGATATCAATGAATTAAAAGCTGACCTATAATTTTTGTTAGCATAACATAagattgataaaaataataaaataaggtGAATAATTACCCGACCGAATTGAGGAGACGAATTGGTATTGGAAAATCTGAGAAACTTGTATTTTGATCAAAGAATTTTGTGTTTGTAGTAAATCCTGTATAAAGTTCATTCAAATTCGGTTCAATTATGATGTAGAATCATAATGATAGACAAGCAATTGATAGAAATCTTACTGTGGTAACCTAAACTACCTTGAAGAGCATCTTCTTCCATTGTTTCAAGTTGTACCATACTGGAATGTGAATCACTCAGATTTCTGTCCCTCAAAAGAAATTGAGTTCAGTGTATCCATGTGAATATGGCAACAGCTCTTCTACCTCAATCCTGGCATTGGAACAACTCATGCTTTTCTTTATACGGCTACGGTTTAAAGACTCGACCTCTGCCAAGAATATGCTATAAACTGGTCTGTGATCTGAGAACCTCGACTCCCCACGGACATATGATAATTGATGGAGGCCTCCACCCCACCATAATATACGATCGCACCTTCACATACAAATGGCCAGATTAGATTTAGTGTACCTATTTTCCACTTCCCACAGTTTCATTCATATATTAAATACACATTGCCTAATGATAACTTCTTTTGAAAAGGTGCATCAGTGTAATTTTTCTGTAACTCTTCTGCTATAAGatgtttcttaaaaaacaaaaaaaaaaagaaaggagattACCATGCGGGAGTTCTTCGCTTCTCCTTTGGATGCCTATCATCCCCTGCATATCTATCAGAATTATTCGAATACTTGTATGTAGGAGGGAAGTATATTATTCCTTCATTCCATCCCTCGAAGACATGCCCCCGTCTCTGCTCTATACGCAGCTGAAAGTATCAACAAATGTTCAGGATGAGCAATTCTTGGTATTGGTTGACAAAAAGCTTTCATACATTACAAAGCCCCCAAAAAATAGTAAGTAAAAATCAATACTACATCAAATAGGATGGGTAACCTGCCTGGTCATTTTCTAACAATGCCCTCCAATTGCGCATCTCAACAAGAGCCTTTGCAGAACGGTAAGATAGTGCAATACGGTAATTCAAATCTCCTAGCCAGATAATTCGACTGCACCAAGACAATCACAATGTAAGAACATAAGCTTTGGATTGCCCATTTCATAACATTAAAGATGAGATACCAAACATAAGAACCAATTGGAATAAGGGCCTCAGCCTTACTCATGATCTAGAATTGTTTGAGGGGAAGCCGCATCCCCCATGCCATGAACCCTGGGAAACCTTGTCTTCCTAAGGATCTCCATGACATCAGAGTTTCTCCTTAGCTCATCACCCTCCTTCTGCCCAGAGGTCAAATGGCTACATACGAAGCAAAAGCTCGTTTGGTGCAAAGACATGCTAATTGAAATTGAACCCTGGAAAAACCAAGCAAATGAGAGTGCCACCGTTTCCTAGTTCATGATAATTTTACTCtcaaattcaagaaaattttcacaagCAAAAATATACCTTGTTTCCAAGATAACCCATCAGTCCTCTTCCCACACAAGACACTTTCATGTTGCGAACATCGTCCCTGAGATCACTCTTTACCCAAATGGTTAGAAATATCCCAACCATTTGCTTACTGGCAACCAAGCAGTACCTTGAGTGGCCTGACTGTCTATCTCTATCCTCCATGGACAAAGGCCCGCTGTAGGATACTGGCGAATAATATGATGCCACTGGTGAATCCCCAGGTACATTCTCATCATCAGAGGAGCCATATCTGAAGTTCAAGTCATAGTCACTTGGCCTGTGGGCAAACATAACTCGGTCACAAACACTAAACCGCCTATCAAGTCGGGGCTGTGGAATTTCCATGTCGTTGTCCAATCTCATGCTCCGACTCAAGGATTGGAATGATCGACGATGGAAAAGAGATGAAGCCTTCTGCCTTGTTGATCCTTCAAAGTCAGAATCTAATTCCACAATTGGATCAGGGATTGGTGAAGGTGTGTGGCATCCACCACTAGTGCCTGGAAGACTGTTCAGGGTCTTCCTAATTAGAGCTAGCCATTTTCTAGCTGGGCCATTATCTTCTGTGCCCAAAACATTGCCAGCATTCAAAGGAACAATTTCTTGAAACCTGACAGCCAAGACGGCTTCcgttaatataaaaaaagttgcttaactaaaataaaagagagaacaCCATTTGATTAATAGGGCCTACCCAAGAACATAAATGTCAGCAGGAGGAGAGGTATGAAGCCAATCTTCAAGATTCAAATTACTAGGAGGAGCTTTTCCAGCCACATTCCATGTAGCTACAAAAAGCCTATAACCCAAATGGAAAGAACTCAATAAAACCCAGCACACAGCAAAAGAAATTAACCAATGCAAGCCAATGAGTAGCACTCGAGCATACCTATAATTACGCACATCCGTAACTTGTGAGGTATCAAGGTCAATCTTACCCCGCCGGATTCGATCAGAGTTCCTTTTGTTTGATCTCGCTGTGAATTTTCAGGAGGGATGAGTGAAAATAATTGGGAGCAAGAAATAAGGAGACTCTTAAAGCATAATTGCGTCTTCTAAATATGTTTTAGCTTTATTTTGTGAGGGGTTTAAGAATGGTGTGGTCCAAATGAGTACTGAAGTGTCTGATACTGAACCTGTTTTGCTTTTCTTGATTGTGCATGCCTCCCTCTCTGAATAGTTGCTCCTCCACTCTTCATCACCACCTGAAAAAGAAACACCATAAAGTTGTTAAAACTGTGCTATTTTCCACTGACTGCATCAATACCATATATCAGGCACTATTAAAAACGACAtttagtagaaaaaaaaaaaaaaaacaaaaacaaaaacaaaaaatgaatttcaGAAAGAGGAAGCAAACAAGGAACAGATCTTGAGCTGCAAATAGAACTTGCTGACCCCAttaaaaccaaatatatatctataattGCTGTCTCAAACAGTGATACAGAAGTAGAATAATGCTAAGTGCATTCGGGGTCTAGAAGAATCTTAAAGCAAGTCAGGTATTGCAGATAAAATcctatttttgttgttgatatCAAAGTTAAGATTCCCAATTCTAGAGCCCTAAATTGCATCCAAATCATGcagaaattaacaaaaatgttAGGCCATTATCACCTCCATAAACGACATCGTCTGCGTGAAAGTCCTCAGCTTTGCTTTTGATGTTGAACCACTTCTTGACCAATGTCTTCGGCCATGAAAGCTTCAACAAGTAAAGAGAGGCAGCAATCTCAGAAACCCcagaaatttgaaaaagaaaaaaaggtataCAATTTAAGAGAAGTGGTGGCATTTCTTAAACCTTGCTTTTCTTGGAACTCCCATCTCTCATTGTTGCACAAACTTCATATAGCTATCCAGATTTCCAGATATCTATTTTTACAATCCGCTCTTCAACTAGTTTGACTGTGGAAAAATGAACTAAGACTCTGCAGTAAAATCAAATCTcaggaaccaaaaaaaaaaaaaaaaagcccagaAACTGGGTTTGTTTTTCTCTCCAGAATGAAcctaaaaataagagaaaatccGCTTGTTTATGCTCCTCAAAGCAATGGGAGAAAGAAAGCTCAATGATTAACAAGAGAGTAGAACTGAACAATCGGGGCGGCTAACTAACATATTCTGTTTCTTCAGGtaatgaagagaagaaaacaattGATGGAACCAAGAAAATCCCAGTTTCTCGGCATTTAGTAAACACAAAGGTAAAACCCAGATGAGTAATTTCCGTTGTACTTCCTATTTTCAGCGTTGAGTCGAGAGAAAAACAGATGGAAACAGAGGAACAGAAAACAGAGCAAATTTGAAAGtgaaccagagagagagagagagagagaatg
Coding sequences within it:
- the LOC132170470 gene encoding type I inositol polyphosphate 5-phosphatase 4; the protein is MRDGSSKKSKLSWPKTLVKKWFNIKSKAEDFHADDVVYGGGDEEWRSNYSEREACTIKKSKTARSNKRNSDRIRRGKIDLDTSQVTDVRNYRLFVATWNVAGKAPPSNLNLEDWLHTSPPADIYVLGFQEIVPLNAGNVLGTEDNGPARKWLALIRKTLNSLPGTSGGCHTPSPIPDPIVELDSDFEGSTRQKASSLFHRRSFQSLSRSMRLDNDMEIPQPRLDRRFSVCDRVMFAHRPSDYDLNFRYGSSDDENVPGDSPVASYYSPVSYSGPLSMEDRDRQSGHSRYCLVASKQMVGIFLTIWVKSDLRDDVRNMKVSCVGRGLMGYLGNKGSISISMSLHQTSFCFVCSHLTSGQKEGDELRRNSDVMEILRKTRFPRVHGMGDAASPQTILDHDRIIWLGDLNYRIALSYRSAKALVEMRNWRALLENDQLRIEQRRGHVFEGWNEGIIYFPPTYKYSNNSDRYAGDDRHPKEKRRTPAWCDRILWWGGGLHQLSYVRGESRFSDHRPVYSIFLAEVESLNRSRIKKSMSCSNARIEVEELLPYSHGYTELNFF